The Pseudofrankia inefficax genome window below encodes:
- a CDS encoding DUF4389 domain-containing protein, giving the protein MPTEPYPDSPAPSAPLPADPGHPVRLDAEPEPDERLSRWLWLVKWFLIIPHSIILLFLWIAFFLLTVVAFFAILFTGRYPRGIFRFNVGVLRWTWRVRYYAYGALGTDQYPPFTLGDVPDYPIRFDVAYPERLSRGLVLVKWWLLAIPQYLVVAIFAGFGDWGGGGHRFLHGDHGFGGPPGLVGLLIAVAAVVLLFRGRYPRPLYDLIIGLDRWTARVIAYAALMTDVYPPFRLDQGGPDPSAAPTPPAPPAPTWPAASVDAS; this is encoded by the coding sequence ATGCCCACCGAGCCCTACCCGGACTCCCCGGCCCCCTCCGCCCCGCTGCCCGCCGACCCAGGCCACCCCGTCCGTCTTGACGCCGAGCCCGAGCCCGACGAGCGGCTCTCGCGCTGGCTGTGGCTGGTCAAATGGTTCCTGATCATTCCACATTCGATTATCCTGCTGTTTCTCTGGATCGCGTTCTTCCTGCTCACCGTCGTCGCCTTCTTCGCGATCCTGTTCACCGGGCGCTATCCGCGCGGGATTTTCCGTTTCAATGTCGGAGTGCTGCGCTGGACCTGGCGGGTTCGATACTATGCCTACGGCGCGCTCGGAACCGACCAGTATCCACCATTCACGCTCGGCGACGTTCCGGACTATCCGATCCGTTTCGACGTGGCCTATCCGGAACGCCTTTCCCGTGGCCTCGTCCTGGTGAAGTGGTGGCTGCTCGCCATCCCGCAGTATCTGGTGGTCGCGATCTTCGCCGGGTTTGGCGACTGGGGCGGTGGCGGCCACCGGTTCCTGCACGGTGACCACGGCTTCGGCGGACCGCCCGGGCTGGTCGGCCTCCTGATCGCCGTCGCCGCCGTCGTCCTGCTGTTCAGGGGCCGGTATCCGCGTCCGCTGTATGACCTGATCATCGGTCTGGACCGGTGGACCGCCAGGGTCATCGCCTACGCGGCCCTGATGACTGACGTCTACCCGCCGTTCCGGCTCGACCAGGGAGGGCCCGACCCCTCGGCCGCGCCGACACCCCCGGCGCCCCCGGCGCCGACCTGGCCGGCTGCCTCTGTCGACGCTTCATAA